A part of Lutra lutra chromosome 2, mLutLut1.2, whole genome shotgun sequence genomic DNA contains:
- the NKX1-1 gene encoding NK1 transcription factor-related protein 1 — MSASGPAAPGDGPALPPPPPGPGPGPTPPTPAAATARDAMDGRAELPAFPRAGPPPLAASDTVPAAPEGAGAVRPGPPPRPTSFSVLDILDPHKFNSRRRRCVLLGPVAPSACSPCASAPCAPAPCAPAPAAPGRPPRAEELERRTLAAAGGAGAATGAEPPHAGDPCKADEAEASGYSSGGGGRSPSADSGDEAPDDDDDDDEAPDAGTARGAEEARGGGGGLAARGSGCPGAAEPEAPPGAVDEAAAPGPRGNSPGAPVPPGASAAAPGGAGTTPQGAAAATKPKRKRTGSDSKSGKPRRARTAFTYEQLVALENKFKATRYLSVCERLNLALSLSLTETQVKIWFQNRRTKWKKQNPGADTSAPTGGGGAAGPGAGPGAGLPGGLSPLSPSPPMGAPLAMHGPAGYPAHGPSGLVCAAQLPFLSSPAVLSPFVLGSQTYGAPAFYAPHL, encoded by the exons ATGAGCGCGAGCGGCCCGGCGGCTCCCGGGGACGGCCCggcgctgccgccgccgccgcccgggcccGGCCCGGGGCCCACACCGCCCACGCCCGCCGCTGCCACCGCCCGGGACGCCATGGACGGGCGCGCCGAGCTTCCCGCCTTCCCCCGGGCCGGACCCCCGCCGCTCGCCGCCAGCGACACGGTGCCCGCGGCGCCCGAGGGGGCCGGGGCGGTTCGCCCTGGCCCGCCGCCGCGCCCCACCTCCTTCTCGGTGCTGGACATTCTGGACCCCCACAAGTTCAACAGCAGAAGACGCCGCTGTGTGCTTCTGGGCCCCGTGGCGCCCTCCGCATGCTCCCCGTGCGCCTCGGCCCCGTGCGCTCCGGCCCCGTGCGCCCCGGCCCCCGCCGCCCCGGGACGCCCGCCGCGCGCGGAGGAGCTGGAGCGCCGCACCCTCGCCGCCGCCGGCGGAGCTGGAGCCGCCACCGGAGCTGAGCCGCCGC ACGCCGGCGACCCCTGCAAGGCGGACGAGGCCGAGGCCAGCGGCTACAGCAGCGGCGGTGGTGGCCGCAGCCCGAGCGCGGACAGCGGGGACGAGGCGcccgacgacgacgacgacgacgacgaggCGCCCGACGCGGGGACTGCGCGCGGCGCGGAGGAGGCtcggggaggcggcggcggcctcGCGGCCCGCGGGTCGGGCTGCCCGGGCGCGGCCGAGCCCGAGGCGCCCCCCGGCGCGGTGGACGAGGCTGCAGCGCCTGGCCCCCGCGGGAACTCGCCCGGAGCCCCCGTCCCGCCTGGGGCCTCGGCGGCGGCGCCGGGGGGCGCGGGCACGACCCCGCAGGGCGCGGCAGCGGCGACGAAGCCAAAGCGGAAGCGCACGGGCTCGGACTCCAAGTCCGGGAAGCCGCGGCGCGCGCGCACCGCCTTCACCTACGAGCAGCTCGTGGCGCTGGAGAACAAGTTCAAGGCGACGCGCTACCTGTCGGTGTGCGAGCGCCTCAACCTGGCGCTGTCTCTGAGCCTCACCGAGACGCAGGTGAAGATCTGGTTCCAGAACCGCCGCACCAAGTGGAAGAAGCAGAACCCTGGCGCCGACACGAGCGCGCCGaccggcggcggcggggccgcgGGGCCGGGCGCGGGGCCGGGCGCCGGGCTTCCTGGCGGCCTCAGCCCGCTCAGCCCGTCTCCGCCCATGGGCGCGCCGCTCGCCATGCATGGCCCCGCCGGGTACCCGGCGCACGGCCCCAGCGGCCTGGTGTGCGCCGCGCAGCTGCCCTTCCTGTCGAGCCCGGCGGTGCTGTCGCCCTTCGTGCTGGGCTCGCAGACCTACGGCGCGCCCGCCTTCTACGCGCCGCACCTCTGA